In Xanthomonas sacchari, a genomic segment contains:
- a CDS encoding AraC family transcriptional regulator: MTALAHRYQEMAALVARLATPDGDHETAIEGFFCSYRSAPSPKMHTAQWPCFALMLQGEKCLTLGSEEYRYGVGTYLLVTLDLPVVSRITQASPEQPLLGVGMSIRPDRLRELLERIPLPPQVGAERPRGVSVNTACPDLLDATLRMLRLLERPADIAAMAPLIEQEILYRLLVGPCGPNLLRIAQEDSPSNRIAKAIAWLRQHYAEPLRIEDLARQVNMSVSSLHHHFSAVAAMTPLQYQKQLRLREARRLMVVERMDVGAAGYRVGYQSPSQFSREYSRLYGRSPRSDLAEQLGLAG; the protein is encoded by the coding sequence ATGACCGCGCTCGCCCACCGTTACCAGGAGATGGCCGCCCTGGTTGCCCGATTGGCCACTCCCGATGGCGACCACGAGACCGCCATCGAGGGCTTCTTCTGTTCCTACCGCTCCGCGCCGTCGCCGAAGATGCACACCGCGCAATGGCCGTGCTTCGCGCTGATGCTGCAGGGCGAGAAGTGCCTGACCCTGGGCAGCGAGGAATACCGCTACGGCGTCGGCACCTATCTGCTGGTGACGCTGGATCTGCCGGTGGTCTCGCGCATCACCCAGGCCAGCCCGGAGCAGCCGCTGCTGGGCGTGGGCATGTCGATCCGGCCGGACCGGCTGCGCGAACTGCTCGAGCGGATTCCGTTGCCGCCGCAGGTCGGTGCCGAGCGCCCGCGCGGGGTCTCGGTCAACACCGCTTGCCCGGACCTGCTGGATGCCACGCTGCGCATGCTGCGGCTGCTGGAACGCCCGGCCGACATCGCGGCGATGGCGCCGCTGATCGAGCAGGAGATCCTGTACCGCCTGTTGGTGGGTCCGTGCGGGCCGAACCTGCTGCGCATCGCGCAGGAGGACAGCCCCAGCAACCGCATCGCCAAGGCCATCGCCTGGCTGCGCCAGCACTACGCCGAGCCGCTGCGGATCGAGGATCTGGCGCGCCAGGTCAACATGAGCGTGTCCTCGCTGCACCACCATTTCAGCGCCGTCGCGGCGATGACGCCGCTGCAGTACCAGAAGCAGTTGCGCCTGCGCGAGGCGCGGCGGCTGATGGTGGTCGAACGCATGGACGTGGGCGCGGCCGGCTACCGTGTCGGCTACCAGAGCCCGTCGCAGTTCAGTCGCGAATACAGCCGGCTGTACGGGCGTTCGCCGCGCAGCGACCTGGCCGAACAGCTCGGCCTGGCCGGCTGA
- a CDS encoding IS110 family transposase, which produces MSPVIGIDVAKRSFDVAIDLTNGKHRTKAKLSNDAKGFQALQAWLQTHAQPDSWIAMEATGTYHQALAEFLHARGYRVCVLNPAQTAAYARSQLSRVKTDRSDAKLIASYALRHREQLRRWSPDPPALKQLKALVRRRQDLQQMLQMERNRLDVAPAQVKDSIQVHLADLQHHIAQIEQAIDDHIDQDPTLRGQRELLVSIQGIANTSAALMLAELGDVRRLANASAVTAFAGLNPCLQESGDRKGHVCISRTGSPRLRAGLFMPALVAMTHNPIIRTLKQRLSERGKAGKQIVCAAMRKLLHLAYGVLKSGTAFDPKRGLA; this is translated from the coding sequence ATGTCTCCCGTCATCGGCATCGACGTCGCCAAACGCAGTTTCGATGTGGCCATCGATCTGACCAATGGCAAGCACCGTACCAAGGCCAAGTTGTCCAACGATGCCAAGGGCTTTCAGGCTCTGCAGGCATGGCTGCAGACGCATGCGCAGCCCGATAGCTGGATCGCCATGGAGGCCACCGGCACCTACCACCAGGCGCTGGCCGAGTTCCTCCACGCACGAGGCTATCGGGTGTGTGTGCTCAACCCGGCGCAGACGGCCGCGTACGCACGCAGCCAACTCAGTCGGGTCAAGACCGATCGCAGCGATGCCAAGCTGATCGCCAGTTATGCCCTGCGTCACCGCGAGCAGTTACGCCGTTGGTCCCCTGATCCGCCGGCGCTCAAGCAGCTCAAAGCGCTGGTGCGCCGGCGCCAGGATCTGCAACAGATGCTGCAGATGGAGCGCAACCGGCTGGACGTCGCTCCGGCCCAGGTGAAGGACTCGATCCAGGTCCATCTGGCCGATCTGCAACACCACATCGCCCAGATCGAGCAGGCCATCGATGACCATATCGACCAGGATCCGACCTTGCGTGGGCAGCGCGAGCTGCTGGTGAGCATCCAGGGGATTGCCAACACCAGCGCGGCCTTGATGCTGGCCGAGCTTGGCGATGTGAGGCGCTTGGCCAATGCTTCGGCGGTGACCGCCTTCGCGGGCCTGAATCCGTGCCTGCAGGAGTCGGGCGACCGCAAAGGCCACGTCTGCATCTCGCGCACCGGCTCGCCCCGCCTGCGCGCGGGCCTGTTCATGCCGGCCCTGGTGGCCATGACCCACAACCCGATCATCCGGACGCTGAAACAGCGGCTGAGCGAACGCGGCAAAGCCGGCAAGCAGATCGTGTGCGCGGCCATGCGCAAGCTCCTGCACCTGGCCTACGGGGTTCTCAAATCGGGCACGGCGTTCGATCCGAAAAGGGGACTTGCCTGA
- a CDS encoding GNAT family N-acetyltransferase, translating into MSLHFACPAPLSALGMAIRPECAADMSALRALLREERWAEFAMLPWDDTAKAALLDQQVQAQRRHYALLHPDALFLVLAQQESVVGRLYLAATDEGDLRVLDILLSSDYRRQGIGTILIGAVLNQARAEGRRVLLEVKKGNPAVGLYHRLGFQKFADAGISWHMAWRPALSDSQASP; encoded by the coding sequence ATGTCGCTGCACTTCGCCTGCCCGGCGCCATTGTCGGCGCTGGGCATGGCGATCCGCCCCGAGTGCGCGGCGGACATGTCGGCGCTGCGCGCCCTGCTCCGGGAAGAGCGCTGGGCCGAATTCGCGATGCTGCCGTGGGACGATACGGCAAAGGCCGCATTGCTCGATCAACAGGTCCAGGCACAACGCCGCCATTACGCCCTGCTGCATCCAGATGCCTTGTTTCTGGTGCTGGCGCAGCAGGAAAGCGTGGTTGGCCGTCTCTATCTGGCGGCGACCGATGAAGGCGATCTCCGCGTGCTGGACATCCTGTTGTCATCCGATTACCGCCGCCAGGGGATCGGAACGATCCTGATCGGCGCGGTGCTGAACCAGGCGCGTGCCGAAGGGCGGCGTGTGCTGCTCGAGGTGAAAAAAGGCAATCCTGCGGTCGGGCTGTACCACCGACTCGGCTTCCAGAAATTTGCCGATGCCGGTATCTCCTGGCATATGGCCTGGCGTCCTGCCCTCAGCGATAGCCAAGCCAGTCCATGA
- a CDS encoding phage tail protein, with product MSNSFIGEVRAFPYNFAPDGWLECMGQTVSIQQYQALFGVIGFAYGGDKQNTFGLPDLRGRAVTGQGQGPGLTNTTMGQLQGADTVALTSSSQLPAHTHTISTQFVRPATALTAFVNTPSAAAYVTRLLNLTLTPRQTYLAYAPAVGTPLGQMSPNTLTPFPATSTSVQAHENRQPFTTVRYCICATDGIYPPRP from the coding sequence ATGTCCAATAGCTTTATCGGCGAAGTGCGGGCGTTCCCTTACAACTTCGCGCCCGATGGCTGGCTCGAGTGCATGGGGCAGACGGTCAGCATCCAGCAGTATCAGGCGCTGTTCGGAGTGATCGGCTTTGCCTACGGGGGCGACAAGCAGAATACGTTCGGACTGCCGGATCTGCGCGGCCGCGCGGTCACCGGCCAGGGTCAGGGGCCGGGGTTGACCAACACCACCATGGGCCAGTTGCAGGGCGCCGACACCGTTGCGTTGACTTCTTCGTCGCAATTGCCGGCACACACGCACACCATCTCCACGCAGTTCGTCAGGCCGGCCACCGCCCTGACGGCCTTCGTCAATACACCGAGCGCGGCCGCTTACGTGACGCGCTTGCTGAATCTGACCCTCACGCCGAGACAGACGTATCTGGCGTATGCGCCGGCCGTGGGAACGCCGCTCGGCCAGATGTCGCCCAATACGCTGACGCCTTTCCCCGCTACCTCCACATCGGTGCAGGCACACGAAAACCGTCAACCGTTCACCACGGTGCGCTACTGCATCTGCGCCACGGATGGCATCTATCCGCCCAGGCCGTGA
- a CDS encoding class I SAM-dependent methyltransferase, which yields MKLLYRALRNREGRLYAWLRLTSPAPVFQDYGTTAMHRYPTLFAFVQTTLGANANLRLLSFGCASGEEVLTLRSYFPDAAITGLDIHPDHISACTLRLRTQPDARMQFRLAGTTAGEADASYDAIFCLAVLRRGDLAFHTGQRCDHLIRFEDVQAQLLDFARCLRPGGLLALRHANFRLRDTAAARWFDPILRIPTPAQADTPLFGPDNLRLPVQSDDEVVFRRRAHPRH from the coding sequence ATGAAGCTGCTGTATCGCGCCCTGCGCAACCGCGAGGGCCGGCTGTATGCGTGGTTGCGCCTTACCTCGCCCGCGCCCGTGTTCCAGGATTACGGCACGACCGCCATGCATCGCTATCCCACGCTGTTCGCCTTCGTGCAGACCACACTGGGAGCGAATGCAAACCTGCGCCTGTTGTCGTTCGGCTGTGCCAGCGGCGAGGAAGTGCTCACGCTACGCAGTTACTTCCCGGACGCCGCCATCACCGGACTGGACATCCATCCCGACCATATCTCGGCGTGCACCCTCCGGCTTCGGACGCAACCGGATGCCCGGATGCAGTTCCGCTTGGCGGGCACTACGGCCGGTGAGGCCGACGCCTCCTACGATGCGATCTTCTGCCTGGCCGTCCTGAGACGGGGCGATCTGGCCTTCCATACCGGCCAACGCTGCGACCATTTGATTCGCTTCGAGGACGTGCAGGCACAGTTGCTGGACTTCGCCCGCTGCCTGCGCCCTGGCGGCTTGCTGGCGTTGCGCCACGCCAACTTCCGCCTTCGTGATACGGCAGCAGCGCGTTGGTTCGACCCGATCCTTCGCATTCCGACACCGGCGCAAGCGGATACCCCCCTCTTCGGTCCGGACAATCTGCGCCTGCCCGTTCAGTCAGATGACGAAGTGGTATTCCGGCGCCGCGCGCATCCACGCCACTGA
- a CDS encoding asparagine synthetase B, with product MSDFAGVWRLDGAPVSPADLLRLDRALEARGIGPARVWHGGDIAIVHRQHCFTAEDAFEAMPWVGASGAVLAADVVLAARGELVAALGEPSSTSTPDGALLLEALQRWDVDALPRVYGSYALALYRPDQRRLLLARDPVGIRSLFVHRGSNLIAFATRLRALLALPEIPSDLDEQALADRLLMDRTRATRTIYRYIDRVPMAHALSVTPERVHLQRWWAPPQAGTLQLRNDEDVEAAAADVLDLAVADGLRAPGRVAMCLTGGLDSTSVALSAARQHTAAPLLALTRAPQTATAAASARHYYDESPRARLLAEPHPGIDWHMIGDDGQDWGEHDAERWLQEGGQPTRSPLNMAWFFPLYRFMEERDSRVLIGGELGNAFFSYDGLSRLPELLRQRQWRALLVQARALAATEGLSVRKVLQRHVLRPFAPMAVVRRWHRLPVDVWRCNAALNPQWARELDLRRTLDLRRYRLCLGANHPSLAVRREWFLSDAAAMETYGVLRALSGVDLRMPLADRRVIEFFGSLPLDQFLRDGVSRSLPRRLLAARGAPAEIFANRQVGVQHGDWFAHLNAQRASLRQQLHALHDSALARRVLDLPRLQGLMDTWPRDAQAAEPRREAYLHILLYGLQTGRFLAWHERGGV from the coding sequence GTGAGCGATTTTGCGGGGGTCTGGCGTCTCGACGGCGCTCCGGTTTCCCCCGCGGATCTGCTGCGCCTCGATCGCGCGCTGGAGGCGCGCGGGATCGGCCCGGCGCGTGTCTGGCATGGCGGTGACATCGCCATTGTCCATCGCCAGCATTGCTTCACAGCGGAGGATGCGTTCGAAGCGATGCCGTGGGTGGGAGCGTCCGGTGCGGTCCTTGCCGCAGATGTGGTGTTGGCTGCGCGTGGCGAACTGGTGGCGGCGCTAGGGGAGCCCAGCAGCACCTCCACGCCCGATGGCGCCTTGTTGCTGGAGGCCCTGCAGCGCTGGGATGTCGACGCGTTGCCGCGCGTGTACGGATCCTACGCGCTGGCCTTGTATCGGCCCGACCAGCGCCGGCTGCTGCTGGCCCGCGATCCCGTGGGCATCCGCTCGTTGTTCGTGCATCGTGGTTCCAATCTGATCGCGTTTGCCACCCGCTTGCGGGCGCTGCTGGCCTTGCCGGAGATTCCCTCCGATCTTGATGAGCAGGCGCTGGCCGATCGGCTGCTGATGGATCGAACGCGGGCGACCCGCACCATCTATCGATACATCGACCGAGTCCCGATGGCGCATGCCCTCAGCGTGACGCCGGAACGGGTTCATCTGCAGCGATGGTGGGCGCCGCCGCAGGCCGGTACGCTGCAGCTGCGCAACGATGAGGACGTCGAGGCCGCCGCTGCCGACGTGTTGGACCTGGCCGTCGCCGATGGCCTGCGCGCGCCTGGTCGCGTCGCCATGTGCCTGACCGGTGGCCTCGATAGTACGTCGGTGGCACTCTCCGCCGCACGACAACACACCGCAGCGCCGTTGCTGGCGCTCACGCGTGCTCCGCAGACAGCGACCGCAGCGGCGAGCGCACGCCATTACTATGACGAATCGCCGCGTGCCCGCCTGCTGGCGGAACCCCATCCGGGCATCGACTGGCACATGATCGGCGACGATGGCCAGGACTGGGGCGAACATGACGCCGAGCGCTGGTTGCAGGAAGGTGGCCAGCCGACGCGCTCGCCGCTGAACATGGCGTGGTTCTTTCCGCTCTATCGTTTCATGGAGGAGCGCGACAGTCGGGTCCTGATCGGCGGAGAGTTGGGTAACGCGTTCTTCAGCTATGACGGCTTGTCCCGGCTGCCGGAGTTGCTGCGGCAACGCCAGTGGCGCGCGTTGCTTGTGCAAGCGCGGGCGCTGGCGGCCACCGAAGGGTTGAGCGTGCGCAAGGTGCTGCAGCGCCATGTGCTGCGACCGTTCGCGCCGATGGCGGTGGTGCGCCGCTGGCATCGTCTGCCGGTCGACGTGTGGCGGTGCAACGCCGCGTTGAACCCTCAGTGGGCGCGAGAGCTGGATCTGCGCCGCACTCTGGATCTGCGTCGCTACCGGCTTTGTCTCGGCGCGAACCATCCTTCCCTGGCCGTGCGGCGCGAGTGGTTTTTGAGCGATGCCGCGGCGATGGAGACCTATGGGGTGCTTCGCGCACTGTCCGGTGTGGATCTGCGCATGCCGCTCGCCGACCGGCGGGTGATCGAGTTCTTCGGCAGTCTCCCGCTGGATCAGTTCCTGCGCGATGGCGTCAGCCGCTCGCTGCCGCGCCGCCTGCTCGCCGCGCGCGGCGCACCTGCGGAGATCTTCGCCAATCGCCAGGTCGGCGTGCAGCATGGCGACTGGTTCGCGCATCTCAACGCGCAGCGCGCCAGCCTGCGGCAGCAACTCCACGCGCTGCACGATTCTGCCCTGGCACGCCGCGTGCTCGACCTGCCACGGCTGCAGGGCCTGATGGACACCTGGCCGCGCGACGCGCAGGCCGCCGAGCCGAGGCGCGAAGCCTATCTGCACATCCTGCTGTACGGCCTGCAGACGGGGCGGTTTCTCGCGTGGCACGAGCGTGGCGGCGTCTGA
- a CDS encoding PqqD family protein encodes MPIDPNALIAQAPGCLAAEMGEELVVMNTERGLYFSLDAVGKDIWTHLASPCTFVVLCDRLCADYATTRSRIETDVASLLETLRSAGTIEIRV; translated from the coding sequence ATGCCCATCGATCCGAATGCCTTGATCGCACAGGCTCCCGGTTGCCTGGCCGCGGAAATGGGCGAAGAACTGGTCGTCATGAACACCGAACGCGGGCTGTATTTCTCGCTTGACGCGGTAGGCAAGGACATCTGGACGCATCTCGCATCGCCCTGCACGTTCGTCGTGCTGTGCGATCGGCTGTGCGCCGACTACGCGACAACACGATCCAGGATCGAGACCGACGTGGCATCGCTGCTGGAAACGCTGCGCAGTGCCGGCACCATCGAGATCCGCGTCTGA
- a CDS encoding sulfotransferase domain-containing protein, translating to MSRRGIIWLASYPKSGNTWVRCLISSLQTGAAEVAIDTLGRSLPYAASRSWLEQFVDVDSSDLAPSELRLLRSSAYRQCAAQSLELLKVHDRYDATLFPADATLATVYIVRDPRDIAPSWADQTNIDVDAAIRQMCDAGLTMSRAGPSFRTQTPQWYGSWSGHAASWLQRAPGPRLLLHYEALLAQPMRETTRLAEFLGLPADPSHVARAVAACRFETLRSVEERHGFAERSREQARFFRQGRAGAWRSALTTEQAQRLVADHGVVMDWLGYR from the coding sequence ATGAGCCGGCGCGGCATCATCTGGCTGGCGTCCTATCCGAAGTCCGGCAATACCTGGGTGCGCTGCCTGATCTCCAGCCTGCAGACCGGCGCAGCCGAGGTGGCGATCGATACGCTCGGCCGCAGTCTGCCGTACGCGGCCTCGCGCAGTTGGCTCGAGCAATTCGTCGACGTGGACAGCAGCGACCTCGCACCGAGCGAACTTCGTCTTCTGCGCAGCAGCGCCTATCGGCAATGCGCGGCACAGTCGCTGGAGCTGCTCAAAGTGCACGATCGCTACGACGCGACGCTGTTTCCAGCAGACGCGACCCTGGCAACGGTCTACATCGTGCGCGACCCACGGGATATCGCGCCTTCCTGGGCCGACCAGACGAACATCGACGTCGACGCCGCCATCCGCCAGATGTGCGACGCCGGCCTGACCATGAGCCGTGCCGGCCCCTCGTTCCGCACCCAGACGCCGCAATGGTATGGGTCCTGGTCAGGGCATGCCGCCTCATGGCTGCAGCGGGCTCCAGGGCCACGCCTGCTCCTGCACTACGAAGCTCTTCTGGCGCAGCCCATGCGGGAGACGACACGTCTTGCGGAATTCCTGGGTCTGCCCGCCGACCCATCGCATGTGGCACGCGCCGTCGCCGCCTGCCGCTTCGAGACCCTACGCAGCGTGGAGGAACGTCACGGATTCGCCGAGCGTAGCCGCGAGCAGGCACGATTCTTTCGCCAAGGCCGCGCTGGCGCATGGCGGTCCGCGCTCACCACGGAACAGGCACAGCGCCTGGTCGCCGACCACGGCGTGGTCATGGACTGGCTTGGCTATCGCTGA